The Candidatus Nomurabacteria bacterium genome segment AAAAAATGCTACAATGTATATTGAATAAGGTATAGATTATGGCAGAGATACTACAGGGAAATATTCCTAAAAACGAAGCTGATGCCAACCCCGAATCCGCGCGTCGCGCGAAATTAAATCGTATTTTTGGAGTAATTGCAATATTTGGTTTTTTAGGAAATGCTGGTGTGGCTTATTTAGGTTACCAACAGCTCAATAATACAGAAAAGAGCAATGCAGAAAGCACTTCAATAGGGAGGCTGAAGCAAAACTTACCAAGATTGACAGAGTGTGATGGCACTACGCTTCACACTAGAGAAGAGCTTGATAGTGAAGATATAGCTAGTATGTGCGAAACACTTATTAAGGTAATGAGTACTTTGGGCATAGATGAAGATATTTATTACGATGATATACCCGAAGGCCATAATCGCTCTGCTTTTGTAGAAACAAGTAAAGGTGAGTTTATTGTATTAGAAGCAAGCCCGTATAATATTCCGGCAAACAAAACGCAGGATGTGTTACTGCACGAGGCTATCCACGCGGCATATGATGAGCTCGTTAATGAAGTGCTTGAAAATGAAGAAAATAATATCGAAGGTCGAGCTGACTTTGTGTTAAATAACCTAGTATCAGCATTTAGAAGCCTACAGAAAATCAACAATGACATATCCAGCAATGGCATCGAGAAGAACACAGATCAAAGAGAGGTGTGTACTACTGTATGGAGTACATTCACCGAAGGTTGTTTTGCTCGTGATTTTAGCGGAGATGATACAACCTATGGCCATCCGTTTGACGATATCACCGAGTTGACAGCATCAGGAACTAACCTGCTTGCTGGGCTTGATAAAGATGCCTCAAAGTGGTGGTTCAGAACAAGTCTAAAGAACGCAGACAAGGCAGAAAAAACCACAATCCGTCAAGCGATTATTGCTGTACTTGATTTTATCTTTTACGTAACAGAAGGTCAGCCAGAAAAGATAGTCAAGGACTACGATTCACTAATGACTAAGTATTCTTAAATTGGGAGTAGCACGCAATAACGTAATTAGTTCAACACCTTTGCAACACTCGCTGGTGTTCTACACTCTAAGCTCAAGTGTAGCCTTTCTTCGTTGTAGTAGGCAAGGTAGTTTGCTACCTTGCCATATAGTTCTTTAGAGAATGGATTTGTGGAACCAATACATTCTTCTTGTATTGTCCGGTTGAACCGCTCTATGTGAGCATTGTCATTCGGTCGTCGCACTCTACTGTGACGTACTGTCGTACCTTGCGCTTTAAGTAGCTCTTCAAAGTTCTTACTAAATTCGGGTCCATTGTCAGCCTGGACGGTTTTGAAACGGAACTGAGCATAGGCCTGGCCTCGCTGGATGACTGCAGCGGCTACACGCTGGCTGAGCACAGTACTGTATTCGGCATACGCCCAACGAGAGTAAACATCAACCAGTGTATACAAATAGCTCCGCTTTTTTGTTCGGTGATCATACAGGTGTACCGTGTCGGTTTGAATGAAGTCACCTGGACACTGTACATCTGGGCGCGGTAGTGGCGGACGCCACCGACGTTGCCACTTTTGTCGTACCACCAACCCGAGTCGGTACAATACCCGACGAACCGTACTGAGTGACACTTCGGTACCTTCTTGTTTGCAGTAGGCGTGAACAATTGTTGCGCAACGGTTGTACTTAGTGCGGTAATACCGAATGCGTTCAACAACCATATTGGGTACTGCCCGACCAAAGAAATGAGGTCGGCTACTGTTGGTAGGTATACGCCACGTACAAGCTGCGAGACGAAAGCTGCTGGGCACTTGGGAATCTGAGTTTCTTTTTGGTCGGTTGACATTGGTGAGCTGAACATTCTGGTTTAGTAGCTCCCATTTGCGTAGCCAACGCCATAAGGTTGTGCGGTGGACTCCACATCTTCTTGCAGCAATTGTCAAAGGCATACTTTGCTCAATGACGAGCCTAACGGCTTCTGCTCTCGCTTTAGGTAGTAATGGGTTGCTAGAATAGCTCATGTGGCTGTTCTCCTGTTTAGATTAGTACACTTACAGTGTAGAACAGCCACATGTTATGTGTTGCAAAGCTGTTGAGTCATTACGCAAAGCTTGACTAATTAGCACTAGCATGATACTATAGGTTTATAAAGTAACAATAAATAGATAAATAATGACATCACCAGAATCCATCTCACCAGAATTTGCCGCCAGATTGGCAGAAAAAGAACAAGCAAGAAAACGTACAGAATTAAAAAGAGCATTGGCGCTATTTGCGTTTGCGCTAGCAGCTGTCTTCTTTGCATCGCAAGAGGGACTTATTGATAACCCGTTTGCCACACACCCAGATTCTTCTGTATCTATAGAAGATGGTCCAGATACTTCACGCCACACCATACCTACTGGAACAGAACGTTAGTACACTGTAAAAATTTGACAAAACACTAGCATTATGCTACTATGTTCTATAACGACTGACAAACAAAAACTACTAAAAAATAAAAAAGGAATAAATTAATGAGCCACGAACAAGTACCAGTACGTGATCCAAAAGGAGAACACGAAGTAGATAGTAGCTGGGATTTAGACAAAGCAAGTAAATTAGCACCACTGCTATTACAAGATAAAGGATTTCGTAATAAAATGAATGATTTATCTAGAGATCCTGAGAATTTATCTTTAAAGCTAGAAACAGATGAGGCCGCGGAAGGCTTAATAAGATTTACAGAAATGCTGTATGATGAAATACCTGAGTTGTTTGAAAATATACCTGATGAGCAGAAAGATGACGTCGCACGAGAACTATACGGCCTTGCCAGAAAAGAGGCTGAAAAGACACAAGATGCAGAACGATACGAAGTGTGTGCTGCAGAAATACGTGAATGGCATAAAAAGAAGATGCCTATGGGCGTTGCTATGAGTTTGGGATATGGCGAATTTCTTAGTAGAAGGGAAATCGATTTTGCGCCAGATATTGCACTTCAAATGAAAAATATTCTTAACCACTACGAGATGTCAGATTCTGATAAGTCATTAGCAATGATTGCTTTGTTTGAAACTCTTCGTGACGAAGCAAATGTCGCATCACACGACGCAGGCTCTGCCTATGAAGAATTATTTGATAAATTCTTACCTACTACTGAAAAATAAGAAGAGTAAATAAGTTTGAAGAATTGTATAAGTCATTAGTCTTAGGTGAGATAACAGTAATATACTCTGAAAATTTGACAAAACACTAGCATTATGCTACTATTGATGCTAACGACTGACAAACAAAAACTAATAAAAAATAAAAAAGGAATAAAAAAATGAGCGAACAAATGCCCATGCAAAGTGAAGTAAATACACAATTAGATAAAAAACCTGATACTGTCGTAGATCCTCAAAAAGCTGAAATTATGGCATATGCAGAAAATCCTATCAGGTCATCTGCGATATTAAAAAGAGAGATAGTTGATACGCTTGAAGAAGCAGCTAAACTTAATCCAGCTAAGACTTTTAATTCTGTAAATAGCCTAGCTGATTACTTTGTAGAATTGGGTTCTCAGTCCGAAGACAATCCTTTTATAAATTGGAATACTGAATATGCCGATGCTGTGGCGAACAGAATAATCAAAGCTCAATATGGAGATAAGACTGAACTTACGGTTATTGATGTAATTAATTACTTTGAATCTGATGCAGAATACTTAGACATAGATGCTAATATGGAGGGTGAGCGTGCTTCCGATTCATTTGATGCGTTACAAAAACGAATGGGTGAAATAGCTGCTAGCAGAAAAGGAAAGTATACCAGGACTTCATTATAATAGTTTAGGGTACTAAGTTCTAACGCAATACATCATTATAACGGA includes the following:
- a CDS encoding DDE-type integrase/transposase/recombinase; protein product: MSYSSNPLLPKARAEAVRLVIEQSMPLTIAARRCGVHRTTLWRWLRKWELLNQNVQLTNVNRPKRNSDSQVPSSFRLAACTWRIPTNSSRPHFFGRAVPNMVVERIRYYRTKYNRCATIVHAYCKQEGTEVSLSTVRRVLYRLGLVVRQKWQRRWRPPLPRPDVQCPGDFIQTDTVHLYDHRTKKRSYLYTLVDVYSRWAYAEYSTVLSQRVAAAVIQRGQAYAQFRFKTVQADNGPEFSKNFEELLKAQGTTVRHSRVRRPNDNAHIERFNRTIQEECIGSTNPFSKELYGKVANYLAYYNEERLHLSLECRTPASVAKVLN